The proteins below come from a single Crossiella sp. CA-258035 genomic window:
- the casA gene encoding type I-E CRISPR-associated protein Cse1/CasA, translated as MGEERDLDMVPGRPAFDLLEREWIPVRRGTSVSWVGLRELFTQAHDIDDLAVSIPPAAAALWRVLHALAARITGLAPSDPAEHPSTDDWLNRRFHLLDPAEAGSGRFAPEAIESYFAQHAEAFDLFGPRPWMQEPALAQQCPAPSGINKLVFGRPTGNNQVWFGHFTDQRPEPIRTRDAVLHLLIQHYYGPAGKCTARTVNGARFSNSTKGILRSTLSYHPLGNTLFESLLAGLPAPVGNPEQELDLCPWERAEPADPLGLPPRPSWPGGLLTGRSRHAVLLCPDATGEHVVDAYVTWAWRQPAAEVPDPYLIYQLSKDNNLYGRPAKVERSLWRDLDALLRSTSTSSAQPQRPTAFATLAELPEEVRARLRVRAYGFDQDGQTREKRWFSSVTPPVLNWLEKNNPRIPHQIGLLRERAEAVGTRLEAVLARAWQQVLDTTDRKKRGPWPERAAQFYWPAAEEEFWARLRAEKIETSATAFRALAHRAINSVLSEAEGTKPAVVKALAAARRNFDNPQWGKENR; from the coding sequence GTGGGGGAGGAGCGTGACCTCGACATGGTCCCTGGTAGGCCCGCATTCGATCTGCTGGAGCGGGAATGGATTCCGGTGCGCCGGGGAACCAGCGTGTCCTGGGTCGGGCTGCGAGAGCTGTTCACCCAGGCACACGACATCGACGACCTCGCGGTGTCGATCCCGCCGGCGGCCGCAGCCCTGTGGCGGGTGCTCCACGCGCTGGCCGCCCGGATCACCGGCCTGGCCCCCAGCGACCCCGCCGAACACCCCAGCACCGACGACTGGTTGAACCGGCGTTTCCACCTGCTCGACCCCGCCGAAGCGGGCAGCGGCCGGTTCGCCCCCGAGGCGATCGAGTCCTACTTCGCCCAGCACGCCGAGGCCTTCGACCTGTTCGGGCCTCGGCCGTGGATGCAAGAACCCGCCCTCGCCCAGCAGTGCCCGGCTCCCTCGGGGATCAACAAGCTGGTCTTCGGGCGGCCCACCGGCAACAACCAGGTCTGGTTCGGCCACTTCACCGATCAGCGACCCGAACCCATCCGCACCCGCGACGCCGTCTTGCACCTGCTGATCCAGCACTACTACGGCCCGGCAGGCAAGTGCACCGCCCGCACCGTCAACGGCGCCCGGTTCTCCAACTCCACCAAAGGAATCCTGCGCTCGACCCTGTCCTACCACCCCCTCGGCAACACCCTGTTCGAGTCCCTGCTGGCCGGGCTGCCCGCCCCGGTCGGCAACCCCGAGCAGGAACTGGACCTGTGCCCGTGGGAACGAGCCGAGCCCGCGGACCCGCTGGGGCTGCCGCCGCGGCCGAGCTGGCCCGGCGGGCTGCTCACCGGGCGTTCCCGGCACGCGGTCCTGCTCTGCCCCGATGCCACCGGGGAGCACGTCGTGGACGCCTACGTCACCTGGGCCTGGCGTCAGCCCGCCGCTGAGGTGCCCGATCCCTACCTGATCTATCAGCTCAGCAAGGACAACAACCTCTACGGCCGTCCGGCCAAGGTCGAGCGCAGCCTCTGGCGGGACCTCGACGCGCTGCTGCGCTCCACCAGCACCAGCAGCGCCCAACCCCAGCGCCCCACGGCCTTCGCCACTCTCGCCGAGCTGCCGGAGGAGGTCCGGGCGCGGTTGCGGGTGCGGGCCTACGGCTTTGATCAGGACGGCCAGACCCGGGAAAAGCGGTGGTTCTCCTCCGTGACCCCGCCGGTGCTGAACTGGCTAGAAAAGAACAATCCGCGCATCCCGCACCAGATCGGCCTGCTGCGCGAGCGCGCCGAGGCCGTCGGGACCCGGTTGGAGGCGGTGCTGGCGCGGGCCTGGCAGCAGGTCCTCGACACCACCGACCGGAAGAAGCGGGGGCCCTGGCCCGAACGCGCGGCCCAGTTCTACTGGCCAGCCGCGGAGGAAGAGTTCTGGGCCCGGCTGCGCGCCGAGAAGATCGAGACCTCCGCCACCGCCTTCCGCGCCTTGGCCCACCGGGCCATCAACTCCGTGCTGTCGGAGGCCGAGGGGACCAAGCCCGCCGTGGTCAAGGCCCTGGCCGCGGCACGCCGCAACTTCGACAACCCCCAGTGGGGCAAGGAGAACAGGTGA